In Arcanobacterium wilhelmae, the following are encoded in one genomic region:
- a CDS encoding thymidine kinase, which translates to MMAELVFFSGTMDCGKSTLALQTAYNFRQRDLAGIIFTMNDRAGRGKLSSRIGLIEDAVEVEPTTDFWKEVAAARQKGRVDWLICDEVQFYSRPQVDQLARIVDEIGINVYGFGITTDFRARLFEGSQRMMELADRIERLQVEALCWCGKRATHNARTVNGVMVTEGEQVVVGDTGGATVAYEVLCRYHHMRGMTAATAHASELSPQTLDL; encoded by the coding sequence ATGATGGCTGAGCTGGTCTTTTTCTCGGGCACGATGGACTGTGGAAAATCCACTCTCGCCTTGCAGACCGCCTACAACTTCCGCCAACGCGACCTTGCGGGGATCATCTTCACGATGAACGATCGTGCAGGACGCGGCAAGCTTTCCTCGCGTATCGGACTGATCGAGGATGCCGTCGAGGTTGAACCCACCACCGACTTTTGGAAAGAGGTTGCGGCCGCCCGTCAGAAAGGCCGCGTCGACTGGCTGATCTGCGACGAAGTGCAGTTTTACAGCCGCCCGCAGGTCGATCAGCTCGCGCGTATCGTCGACGAGATCGGGATCAACGTGTACGGATTCGGCATCACCACGGACTTCCGCGCGAGGCTGTTCGAAGGCTCCCAGCGCATGATGGAACTCGCAGACCGTATCGAACGCCTTCAGGTGGAGGCGTTGTGCTGGTGCGGGAAGCGAGCCACGCACAACGCCCGTACCGTGAACGGCGTGATGGTGACCGAGGGCGAGCAGGTGGTGGTCGGCGATACCGGCGGCGCCACCGTCGCATACGAGGTGCTATGCCGTTATCACCACATGCGTGGCATGACTGCCGCGACGGCGCATGCCTCGGAGCTGTCGCCTCAAACGCTCGATCTCTAG
- a CDS encoding DUF3710 domain-containing protein — MSWFSRKKKETSAPAPAAEEKPKKAAHGPYDAAEISEPGELLDAGSLLIPAVPGAQLQLTLNEDRTTVVGVVYVLDGSALQLQAFAAPKSRGIWDEVRLDMRTSIAAQGGSSVEVDGTYGKELRAQMPVEGGTAPHRFLGIDGHRWLLRATLYGRAGADDAAAAHILQILDRVAVRRGSEPHPPRELLALQIPEQIQASLQPVES, encoded by the coding sequence ATGAGTTGGTTTTCACGCAAGAAGAAGGAAACGAGCGCGCCCGCACCGGCGGCTGAGGAAAAGCCGAAGAAGGCCGCCCACGGCCCGTACGACGCGGCTGAAATCTCCGAACCTGGCGAACTCCTCGACGCCGGTTCGCTCCTGATTCCTGCGGTCCCTGGCGCCCAGCTTCAGCTCACCCTCAACGAAGATCGAACCACCGTAGTCGGAGTCGTCTATGTTCTTGACGGGTCGGCGCTGCAGTTGCAGGCGTTCGCTGCTCCGAAGTCGCGCGGCATTTGGGACGAGGTTCGTCTCGATATGCGCACGTCGATCGCCGCCCAGGGTGGATCGTCGGTGGAAGTTGATGGCACCTATGGCAAGGAACTGCGTGCACAGATGCCGGTCGAGGGCGGCACGGCGCCTCACCGCTTCCTTGGAATCGACGGCCACCGTTGGCTTCTCCGAGCAACACTGTACGGTCGTGCCGGTGCTGACGATGCGGCGGCCGCACACATTCTTCAGATCCTCGATCGCGTGGCTGTTCGCCGTGGCTCAGAGCCGCATCCGCCCCGTGAGCTTCTCGCTTTGCAGATTCCGGAGCAGATTCAGGCCAGCCTCCAGCCAGTCGAAAGCTAG
- a CDS encoding DUF4193 domain-containing protein codes for MATDYDAPRKQDEEIKEDSLEALKAHSDQQSGTVDEDENEAAEGFELPGADLSNVELSVAVIPAQDDEFTCSQCFLVHHRSQLAYEENGLPVCLECAA; via the coding sequence ATGGCCACAGATTACGATGCGCCACGCAAGCAAGATGAGGAGATCAAGGAAGATTCTCTGGAGGCTTTGAAAGCGCACTCCGACCAGCAGTCGGGCACCGTGGACGAAGACGAGAACGAAGCGGCGGAGGGCTTTGAGCTCCCCGGAGCGGATCTGTCGAACGTCGAGCTTTCGGTTGCCGTGATTCCTGCTCAGGACGACGAATTCACGTGTAGCCAGTGCTTCCTTGTTCACCACCGCTCGCAGCTTGCCTACGAGGAAAACGGCCTTCCGGTCTGCCTCGAGTGTGCAGCCTGA
- the sepH gene encoding septation protein SepH, translating into MGIYRRFVALLILEIWEEYMIDLELLGLVPDGDALSLNDADGNRYRLPITSELRAALRKDVRASAEEPPRPITPKEIQAHFRAGLSVAEVSELTAIPPADLDGLARPILAERQYTALQARRWMLSKEAGSMSLEELVGSRLAARGVDAHSIEWDSYRKNNERMLVAEFVIGEKQHLAQWRIDMQAHTVTATNDEAAWLTETQIPTPVSPWRPLNTPDMSENTASLEARRARHALEAAESPASPDSALSPETPHAGASIDEMLESLDSQRGVAQPMPEFDGAHRADSDVDGATDATIIEFPGNTAHAEQESAASADDEPAEEANSAEEPSETQAEIPNIPPSPEPSHKESKKRKGRPSMPSWDEIVFGYSKDS; encoded by the coding sequence ATGGGTATTTACCGCCGTTTCGTGGCACTCTTGATACTGGAGATTTGGGAGGAATACATGATCGATCTTGAGCTGTTGGGTTTGGTTCCAGACGGCGACGCACTGAGTTTAAACGACGCCGACGGCAACCGCTACCGCCTACCGATTACGTCCGAGTTGCGTGCGGCGCTCCGAAAGGACGTGCGCGCAAGCGCCGAAGAACCACCCCGCCCGATCACTCCGAAGGAAATCCAGGCGCATTTCCGCGCAGGATTGTCGGTCGCTGAGGTTTCTGAGCTAACGGCGATCCCGCCGGCCGATCTGGACGGCCTGGCGCGTCCGATCCTCGCTGAACGCCAGTACACTGCACTCCAAGCCCGACGCTGGATGTTAAGCAAGGAAGCCGGCTCGATGAGCCTGGAGGAGCTCGTCGGCTCGCGCCTTGCCGCCCGAGGCGTTGATGCTCATTCGATCGAGTGGGATTCGTACCGCAAGAACAATGAGCGCATGCTTGTTGCTGAGTTTGTCATCGGCGAGAAGCAGCACCTCGCCCAGTGGCGGATCGATATGCAGGCTCACACTGTGACCGCCACGAACGACGAAGCCGCCTGGCTCACGGAAACGCAGATCCCTACCCCAGTTTCTCCGTGGCGTCCGCTCAATACGCCCGACATGAGCGAGAACACCGCATCCCTCGAGGCGCGTCGTGCTCGCCATGCGCTTGAGGCGGCCGAAAGCCCGGCCAGCCCGGACAGTGCCCTCTCCCCCGAAACTCCCCATGCTGGGGCGTCGATCGATGAAATGCTTGAATCGCTTGATTCGCAGCGTGGTGTTGCACAGCCGATGCCCGAGTTTGATGGCGCCCATCGGGCAGATTCCGACGTCGACGGCGCTACCGACGCCACGATTATCGAGTTCCCCGGGAATACTGCACATGCCGAACAGGAGTCAGCCGCAAGCGCCGATGACGAACCCGCCGAGGAAGCAAATTCTGCCGAGGAACCGAGCGAAACCCAGGCTGAAATCCCGAATATCCCGCCGTCACCGGAGCCGTCTCACAAGGAGTCGAAGAAACGCAAGGGGCGCCCGTCGATGCCGTCGTGGGACGAGATCGTGTTCGGCTATTCGAAAGACAGCTAG
- a CDS encoding potassium channel family protein has product MHFVVMGCGRVGSTLAVDLVNRGHSVAIIDRDPAAFRRLPEDFPGQQVTGHGFDRDILIQAGIEEAHAFAAAASGDNSNIIAARVVRDTFGVSNVVTRIYDPQRATIYQRLGIDSVAPVTWTADSMLRALIPLGPHEDYSDSAAGISLIEVDVDDAWFGTSVTDVETATSARVAYIVRANKGLLPQPSTVLQDDDRLHMMVPTSRATAVQRILNHPPTEDML; this is encoded by the coding sequence ATGCATTTTGTGGTGATGGGATGCGGGCGAGTCGGCTCGACACTCGCAGTGGACTTGGTGAATCGTGGACACTCAGTCGCCATCATCGATCGAGATCCTGCCGCGTTTCGCCGTCTGCCCGAAGATTTCCCTGGACAGCAGGTCACAGGGCACGGCTTCGACCGCGACATCTTAATCCAGGCAGGAATCGAGGAAGCGCACGCCTTCGCGGCAGCAGCCTCAGGAGATAACTCGAATATCATTGCGGCGCGGGTGGTCCGCGATACCTTCGGAGTTTCCAACGTCGTCACTCGAATCTACGATCCGCAACGTGCCACTATCTATCAGCGCCTCGGTATCGATTCCGTCGCACCCGTCACGTGGACGGCCGATTCCATGCTCCGAGCTCTCATTCCGCTCGGCCCTCACGAGGACTATTCGGACTCAGCCGCAGGAATTTCTCTCATCGAGGTCGACGTCGATGACGCCTGGTTCGGTACGTCTGTCACAGACGTCGAAACCGCAACAAGCGCACGCGTCGCCTACATTGTGCGAGCAAACAAAGGACTCTTACCCCAGCCCAGCACCGTCCTCCAAGACGACGACCGTCTGCACATGATGGTTCCGACGTCGCGAGCAACCGCGGTGCAACGCATTCTCAACCATCCGCCGACGGAGGACATGCTATGA
- a CDS encoding potassium channel family protein: MKIVIAGAGSVGRSIARAMITRGDTVVLIDRNPSAMRVASVPQADWLLGDACEISVLNDAGVNETDVVVAATGDDKANLVLSLLSKTEFGVPRVIARNNNPANSWLFDESWGVDVAVSTPEILGSFIEDAMATGSLIRRLTFEDSTIALFQGTVAKNAPVDGRAVHEIELPLGSRISSIVRSGITVAPEPDIAVLSGDIILVEIDESTSGATAQVAAFIGQK, encoded by the coding sequence ATGAAAATCGTCATTGCTGGAGCTGGGTCCGTTGGCCGCTCGATCGCCCGCGCGATGATCACTCGCGGCGATACCGTCGTGCTCATCGACCGCAATCCCAGCGCAATGCGCGTGGCTTCGGTTCCCCAGGCTGATTGGCTTTTGGGAGATGCGTGCGAAATTTCAGTACTGAACGACGCCGGCGTCAACGAAACCGATGTCGTCGTCGCGGCAACCGGCGACGACAAGGCAAACCTCGTACTGTCGCTCCTGTCGAAAACCGAGTTCGGTGTGCCCCGCGTGATTGCCCGCAACAACAACCCCGCGAACTCGTGGCTCTTCGACGAATCGTGGGGCGTGGATGTGGCAGTCTCGACGCCCGAGATTCTCGGCTCGTTCATCGAAGACGCGATGGCCACCGGCTCGCTGATCCGGCGTCTGACCTTCGAAGATTCCACCATCGCACTCTTCCAGGGCACCGTTGCGAAGAACGCACCTGTGGACGGCCGTGCCGTTCACGAGATCGAGTTGCCACTCGGTAGCCGCATCTCCTCGATCGTCCGCTCGGGAATCACCGTGGCACCCGAGCCCGATATTGCGGTGCTCTCAGGGGACATCATCCTCGTTGAGATCGACGAATCGACCAGCGGAGCAACAGCACAGGTCGCCGCCTTTATCGGGCAAAAATAG
- a CDS encoding alkaline phosphatase family protein translates to MSEVTAALAGALDAVGYGVSGAADAGALGFPSARKLCFVVVDGLGALQLQARRGHAPTLRAIGVDRAITTVAPSTTAAALAAIGTGKEPGETAMLGYSMRNPATGEVFSLVSWKGEHLPKPELWQSQPTLFERLGDRASAVRVVQAKKFIGSGFSRTFLRGAQAIGAKTLDQRVEAAARALRGSADVVYLYWEHVDKAGHRDGWNSHAWIGALETVDAGIRQLLASVPTDTLVVLTADHGMIDVSERIDIAAHRELRTGVEVIAGEPRALHLHTKVPDDVAQRWREFLGDKATVYTKAQVAASGIMGPVLPHVVERLPDVLVFMKGTCVVVDSTTQPSSAIDLIGVHGSLTDDEMYVPLIMEVA, encoded by the coding sequence GTGAGCGAGGTGACGGCCGCACTGGCTGGCGCACTCGACGCCGTCGGTTACGGTGTTTCGGGAGCCGCCGACGCCGGTGCGTTAGGTTTTCCCTCCGCGCGCAAGTTGTGCTTTGTGGTTGTGGACGGCCTGGGTGCGCTCCAGTTACAAGCGAGGCGAGGGCATGCCCCCACGTTGCGCGCAATCGGCGTGGATCGCGCAATCACAACCGTGGCTCCCTCGACGACGGCCGCCGCTCTCGCAGCGATCGGTACGGGCAAAGAGCCAGGCGAAACTGCGATGCTCGGATACTCGATGCGCAATCCCGCAACGGGTGAGGTGTTTTCGCTCGTGTCGTGGAAGGGGGAGCATCTTCCCAAACCCGAACTCTGGCAATCCCAGCCCACGCTCTTTGAGCGCCTCGGTGATCGTGCCAGCGCGGTGCGTGTTGTCCAGGCGAAGAAGTTCATTGGCTCGGGCTTCTCGCGCACGTTCCTGCGCGGAGCTCAGGCGATCGGAGCAAAGACTCTCGACCAGCGTGTCGAGGCCGCTGCCCGTGCGCTGCGCGGCAGCGCCGACGTCGTCTATCTCTACTGGGAACACGTGGACAAGGCTGGCCATCGAGACGGCTGGAATTCTCACGCGTGGATCGGTGCCCTCGAAACAGTCGACGCAGGGATCCGGCAACTGCTCGCGAGCGTCCCCACAGACACCCTCGTCGTTCTCACCGCCGATCACGGAATGATCGACGTGTCCGAGCGGATCGACATCGCTGCCCACCGTGAGCTGCGCACCGGCGTCGAGGTGATCGCAGGCGAACCGCGTGCCCTTCACCTTCACACGAAGGTCCCTGACGACGTCGCCCAGCGCTGGCGAGAGTTCCTTGGCGACAAAGCAACCGTTTACACGAAAGCTCAGGTGGCGGCGTCGGGAATCATGGGGCCTGTACTTCCACACGTCGTCGAGCGCCTGCCAGACGTGTTGGTGTTCATGAAAGGCACCTGCGTCGTGGTAGATTCCACCACGCAACCATCGTCGGCGATCGACCTGATCGGTGTTCATGGCTCTCTCACCGACGACGAAATGTATGTTCCCCTAATCATGGAGGTGGCATGA
- a CDS encoding DUF3159 domain-containing protein, producing the protein MSETRGAVSAMFGDDFDALEAVGGVRGIVESSLPTLVFLIAYLVWGVNIALWLSLALAVLFIAVRALTRIPIAPAVGGFCAAAISAALTWHTGEASNFFLWGLLTNAAYFLAFAVSLLVRRPLAGFLIGAFRGELTGWWARPDVTRRRYTQVTALFTALFGIRMAVQVPLYLAGATSALGVAKLLMGFPLFAVLVWLSWMLVHDLPAVSDAGTPDETPAASTN; encoded by the coding sequence ATGAGCGAAACCCGTGGCGCAGTGAGTGCGATGTTCGGTGACGATTTCGATGCGCTCGAGGCCGTCGGCGGTGTCAGAGGCATTGTCGAATCCTCGCTCCCCACGTTGGTTTTCCTGATCGCCTACCTTGTGTGGGGCGTCAATATTGCGTTGTGGTTGTCGCTCGCATTGGCTGTACTTTTCATCGCTGTGCGTGCGCTGACGCGGATCCCTATCGCACCAGCGGTGGGCGGTTTTTGTGCGGCAGCGATTTCTGCTGCGCTGACGTGGCATACAGGAGAAGCGTCGAACTTCTTCCTGTGGGGTTTGCTGACGAACGCGGCGTATTTCCTTGCGTTCGCTGTCTCCCTACTCGTTCGTCGCCCGCTCGCTGGTTTTTTAATTGGCGCGTTTCGTGGAGAGTTGACAGGCTGGTGGGCGCGCCCGGATGTCACCCGACGTCGCTATACGCAGGTGACGGCGTTGTTTACGGCTCTCTTCGGGATCCGGATGGCGGTCCAGGTTCCGTTGTATCTTGCGGGGGCGACGTCGGCGCTCGGCGTGGCAAAGCTCCTGATGGGGTTTCCGTTGTTTGCTGTTCTTGTGTGGCTCTCATGGATGCTTGTGCACGATTTGCCGGCTGTGAGTGACGCCGGTACACCGGATGAGACTCCAGCCGCGTCCACCAACTAA
- the dxs gene encoding 1-deoxy-D-xylulose-5-phosphate synthase: MSILETITSPADLSTLSEEQLATLSEEIRHFLVQHVAATGGHLGPNLGVVELTIALHRVFNSPRDPLIFDTGHQSYVHKILTGRHDFDHLRQAGGLSGYPSRAESEHDVVENSHASTAISWADGVARGFQLSGSTNHAVAIIGDGAMTGGMAWEALNNVAEDPNRPVVIVLNDNGRSYSPTVGGVIRSLDPARKLDSMRVSKNYESFLNWGKRTLQAGGLPGQLTYGALRGFKRGMKEMLVDAGIFDTLGLKYIGPVDGHNIGELEEALTMARDFGGPVVVHAITEKGRGYKPAETNEDDRFHAIGKIHPETGLPIAPSRFGWTSVFADELASIAKENPRVVGVTAAMMNPVGLKPLKEAFPQRVIDVGIAEAHAMTMSAGLAHAGYHPVLALYSTFMNRGFDQLLMDVALHGENVTISLDRSGVTGDDGPSHNGMWDLSLAAMIPGLKVAVPRDEATLRAELRTAVASEGPTLLRYPKGAMPPALPAVRTIGTIEILLDSDDPRPLVLVGVGALAHTMMDAAGSIDAPVVVVDPTWVLPVPTELAQLIASSRGAVILEDGLIDGGIGSEIARSVREAGSDVRIETLGISKEFLLHAARKDILTAQGMDAAAVVEAARRMLN, from the coding sequence ATGTCGATTCTTGAAACGATCACAAGCCCGGCGGATCTCAGCACGCTGAGCGAGGAGCAACTCGCTACCCTGAGTGAGGAGATTCGCCATTTTCTCGTTCAACATGTTGCAGCCACAGGAGGGCACCTCGGTCCGAACCTGGGCGTCGTCGAGCTCACGATCGCTCTGCATCGCGTGTTCAACTCTCCACGCGATCCACTGATTTTCGACACTGGGCATCAGAGCTACGTGCACAAGATCCTCACCGGTCGTCACGATTTCGATCATCTGCGTCAGGCCGGCGGCCTGTCTGGCTATCCGTCGCGAGCGGAGTCCGAGCACGACGTCGTGGAGAACTCTCACGCCTCCACAGCCATTTCGTGGGCGGACGGCGTCGCGCGCGGTTTCCAGCTGTCAGGTTCAACAAATCATGCGGTAGCGATCATTGGTGACGGCGCGATGACGGGCGGCATGGCATGGGAGGCGCTCAATAATGTTGCTGAGGATCCGAACCGTCCGGTCGTGATCGTGCTTAACGACAACGGACGTTCCTATTCGCCCACAGTGGGTGGCGTGATTCGGTCGCTCGATCCGGCCAGGAAGCTCGATTCGATGCGCGTGTCGAAGAACTACGAAAGCTTCCTCAACTGGGGCAAGCGCACCTTGCAGGCGGGCGGTCTTCCCGGCCAGCTCACATACGGTGCGTTGCGCGGATTCAAACGCGGAATGAAGGAAATGCTTGTCGATGCGGGCATTTTTGACACCTTGGGCCTCAAATACATCGGCCCTGTCGATGGCCACAATATTGGAGAGCTCGAAGAAGCACTGACAATGGCACGCGATTTCGGTGGCCCAGTTGTGGTGCATGCGATCACCGAGAAGGGCCGCGGGTACAAACCTGCGGAGACGAACGAAGACGATCGCTTCCACGCGATCGGGAAGATCCATCCAGAGACGGGCCTGCCGATTGCGCCGTCACGGTTTGGCTGGACCAGTGTGTTCGCGGACGAGCTCGCATCGATCGCGAAGGAGAACCCGAGGGTTGTCGGAGTCACTGCGGCGATGATGAACCCTGTGGGCCTCAAACCGCTCAAGGAAGCGTTCCCTCAGCGCGTGATCGACGTCGGAATCGCGGAAGCACACGCGATGACAATGTCCGCAGGCCTCGCCCACGCCGGTTACCACCCAGTCCTCGCACTGTACTCAACGTTCATGAATCGCGGCTTCGATCAACTGTTGATGGATGTGGCGCTCCACGGTGAGAACGTCACTATTTCGCTCGACCGCTCGGGAGTGACGGGCGACGACGGCCCATCCCACAACGGCATGTGGGATCTCTCGCTCGCCGCAATGATTCCAGGGCTCAAGGTTGCCGTGCCACGCGATGAAGCGACCTTGAGAGCAGAACTTCGCACCGCCGTCGCGAGCGAGGGGCCCACGCTTCTCCGCTATCCGAAAGGTGCGATGCCGCCGGCGTTGCCCGCTGTGCGAACAATCGGAACGATCGAAATTCTCCTCGATTCAGACGATCCTCGCCCACTCGTGCTCGTCGGGGTCGGTGCTCTCGCTCACACGATGATGGACGCAGCAGGGAGCATCGATGCCCCTGTGGTCGTTGTGGATCCGACGTGGGTTTTGCCAGTACCGACGGAACTGGCGCAGTTGATCGCTTCCTCGCGAGGTGCCGTCATCCTCGAGGACGGACTGATCGACGGCGGTATTGGCTCCGAGATTGCGCGCAGTGTTCGCGAAGCTGGTTCCGATGTGCGGATCGAGACGCTCGGCATCTCGAAAGAATTCCTCCTGCATGCCGCGCGTAAGGATATTTTGACGGCTCAGGGGATGGACGCTGCCGCCGTTGTCGAGGCAGCTCGGCGCATGCTGAACTGA
- a CDS encoding class I SAM-dependent RNA methyltransferase → MKIEITDVAHGGVFVGRVDGQVVFVRGALPGEVVDVEVTKKRSKLQFARVVRVLEASPHRVDEVWPDGAAGRVGAADYQHAELSYQRELKAGVIRQLARRLGSQELADSLAGLTVEPVDLSDGWGRRTRFDLVKLPHGMGMHRESSHDLVALASQPLGVRELEDLDLFGGAWDGAIAAGTRVHVVAPASGDNVVVYGGRAYTAPGDRFRGKIAERATTASQIYDYEISPDGFWQVHAKAPSTLLQLVMAGADLHGGERVAEFFSGAGLFSLPIAKAIGDAGALVTMEGSADAVADARENLSGLGNSTLHAGKIGVREVAQLASGADVVIADPPRAGLGKAEAQAAATSNARRIVLVSCDPAAMARDAQALIENGRELVSAQARDIFPHTHHVEIVSVFE, encoded by the coding sequence GTGAAGATTGAGATCACTGACGTTGCCCACGGGGGCGTATTCGTTGGCCGAGTCGACGGCCAAGTCGTGTTCGTGCGCGGTGCTCTCCCCGGCGAGGTCGTCGACGTTGAAGTGACGAAGAAGCGTTCGAAGCTTCAATTTGCCCGCGTGGTTCGCGTTCTCGAGGCGTCCCCCCATCGCGTGGACGAGGTGTGGCCCGACGGCGCTGCGGGGCGAGTCGGAGCTGCGGATTATCAGCACGCCGAGCTTTCCTACCAGCGCGAGTTGAAGGCGGGAGTGATCCGTCAGCTCGCGAGGCGTCTGGGCTCTCAAGAGCTGGCAGATTCGCTAGCGGGTCTGACGGTCGAGCCAGTAGATTTGAGCGACGGCTGGGGACGGCGCACCCGCTTCGACCTGGTGAAACTTCCCCACGGAATGGGGATGCATCGTGAGTCCTCGCATGATCTGGTTGCGCTTGCCTCCCAGCCATTGGGCGTTCGTGAGCTGGAGGATCTCGATCTGTTCGGCGGTGCATGGGATGGTGCGATCGCTGCGGGCACTCGGGTGCACGTGGTGGCGCCGGCGTCGGGCGACAACGTCGTGGTATACGGCGGGCGCGCTTACACGGCGCCTGGCGATCGTTTCCGTGGAAAAATTGCGGAGCGCGCGACCACGGCAAGCCAGATCTACGACTACGAGATTTCTCCCGATGGTTTCTGGCAGGTGCACGCAAAGGCGCCGAGCACACTGTTGCAGCTCGTGATGGCGGGCGCGGACTTACACGGGGGAGAACGTGTGGCTGAGTTTTTCTCCGGCGCGGGCCTGTTTTCCCTGCCGATAGCGAAAGCGATCGGCGACGCCGGTGCGCTGGTCACGATGGAAGGCTCCGCAGATGCCGTCGCCGACGCGCGCGAGAATCTTAGCGGGCTTGGCAACTCCACGCTCCACGCCGGGAAGATCGGAGTGAGAGAAGTTGCCCAGCTCGCCTCAGGCGCCGACGTCGTGATCGCCGATCCTCCGCGTGCGGGGCTAGGCAAGGCTGAAGCGCAGGCTGCCGCTACTTCGAATGCGCGCCGTATCGTGCTTGTTTCATGTGATCCTGCAGCGATGGCGCGAGACGCTCAGGCACTCATTGAAAATGGGCGTGAACTCGTCTCAGCGCAGGCTCGCGACATCTTCCCGCACACCCATCACGTCGAGATTGTCAGCGTTTTTGAGTGA